The window GGGTCGGCGCAGAAGCAAAGCAGCAAAGCACGGAGGGGAGAGCATATGACGGGATCAAACGCGCCCTAGTGGCGCGGGCAAAAGGGGGTGCCTACATGGCACCAGACAGAGAAACGCCCCCTGTGGGGACAGGAGGCGCAAAAACGGGTTACACGGGACCTGCGTACACCCCGAGTATACCCCGAGTCACCCCTGCCTGCAAGAAACGAATCACCCCCGAGCAGATTCGCGACGCTGCCCAGGCCGACCCCGTGCGCGCCTATGAACGCGCTGGCCTGGCCGGGATCAAGCGCGACGGCGCTGAGCGCTGGCAGGCCGTCTGTCCCCTGCACCCCGACAAGAACCCGTCCCTGAAGGTCTTCGGCGACGGTGGGTTTAGGTGTTTCGGCTGCGCTGCCGGTGGGGACCTGCTGGATTTCTACATGGCGCTGCGCCAGGTAGATTTCGCGCGCGCCTGCGAGGACCTGGGGGACCTGCTGGGGTTGACCGGGACCCCGAACACCTGGCAGCCACGCCGACCCCCTAGCACGTCGCACGCACGTCCCCAAACCCCTGATCCCCCCCTGATCCCCGACACAACGGTACAGGCCATGCACCGTGCGCTATTGGCCGACCCTGCACGCCTGGCATGGCTGACCGAACGCAAGCATATACCCCGGTGGGTTGTACGGGAGGCCAGCATAGGCCTGGGGGTCGGTCCCTGCTGGCACGGCAGGGAGCGTTTTGCGATCCCCGTGCCGACCCTGGACGGCAACGGCTGGCGCGACGTGCGAGGGTATCGGCCGAAGGGCGACCCTAAGATTCTGCCATGGCAGAAGGGGACCGGCCGGCCGACCCTGTACCCCTGGCCATGGGTATGCGCCGAAACCCGGCTGGTGTGGTGCGAGGGCGAATGGGACGCGCTGAACCTGATCGGCAGAGGTATACCGGCCATAACCTGCACCTGTGGGGTCGACGGCGCGCTGGGGGTAGAGCTCCCCGACCTGCACGGCAAGACCTTCGTGGTCCTTGGGGACGCCGACGCTGCCGGCGATCGGCTGGGAGAGAACCTACCAGACAGGCTATACGCTGCAGGCGCCGTGGCCGTGTCGGTTGCGCGCTGGGAGGATGTATGCCATGAAAGAGCATGAAGCGCTGCCTGTCGGCTACGACGCCACGGATTTCGTACAGGACGGAGCAACCCACGAGGACCTGCAGAGGTTGCTGACCTCGGGGACCCTTATTCCACCACCTCCGAAGACGGCCTGGACGCCGACGGAGCTGCTAACCACAGCCTTCCCCGAACCCCGGTGGGTTGTCCCTGGCCTGATCCCCGAGGGGTTGACCGTGTTGGCAGGTAGGCCAAAGCTCGGCAAGAGCTGGCTTGCTCTGCAGGTGTCGCACGCGAAGGCGATCGGGGGACAGGTGTTCGGCCAGGCCGTGACGCAGGGACGCGTCCTATACGTGGCGCTGGAGGACAACCCCCGGCGCCTGCAGGAGAGGCTGGAGACAATCGGCTGGGAGACAGGACAGGACGACGCCACATTTATCTTCGCCTGCGACGCCGTGACCCTGGACAGCCACCTCGAGCACGAGAGGCCGGCGCTGGTCGTCATAGACACCCTGTCGCGCTATTGGTCGGCCGTGGGGTGGGACCAAAACGACGTGACCCACATGACGGCTGCCATGGCCGACCTGCACGCCAAGGCAGCGACGGACGGCCTGGCGATCATCGGGGTTGACCACCACAATCAGGCTGCAGGCAAGAAGGACGACCGGGACGCCGTACAGGACGTAATGGGGTCTACCGGCAAGGTGGCCGTGGCCGACACAATCCTTGGCCTGTACAGGCAACGTGGCGAGAAGGACGCTCAC of the Chloroflexi bacterium ADurb.Bin180 genome contains:
- the dnaG_3 gene encoding DNA primase — protein: MAPDRETPPVGTGGAKTGYTGPAYTPSIPRVTPACKKRITPEQIRDAAQADPVRAYERAGLAGIKRDGAERWQAVCPLHPDKNPSLKVFGDGGFRCFGCAAGGDLLDFYMALRQVDFARACEDLGDLLGLTGTPNTWQPRRPPSTSHARPQTPDPPLIPDTTVQAMHRALLADPARLAWLTERKHIPRWVVREASIGLGVGPCWHGRERFAIPVPTLDGNGWRDVRGYRPKGDPKILPWQKGTGRPTLYPWPWVCAETRLVWCEGEWDALNLIGRGIPAITCTCGVDGALGVELPDLHGKTFVVLGDADAAGDRLGENLPDRLYAAGAVAVSVARWEDVCHERA
- a CDS encoding DNA repair protein RadA, which produces MKEHEALPVGYDATDFVQDGATHEDLQRLLTSGTLIPPPPKTAWTPTELLTTAFPEPRWVVPGLIPEGLTVLAGRPKLGKSWLALQVSHAKAIGGQVFGQAVTQGRVLYVALEDNPRRLQERLETIGWETGQDDATFIFACDAVTLDSHLEHERPALVVIDTLSRYWSAVGWDQNDVTHMTAAMADLHAKAATDGLAIIGVDHHNQAAGKKDDRDAVQDVMGSTGKVAVADTILGLYRQRGEKDAHLAVTGRDIDERELLLRQDHRTLCWHLIPDGQARKGTEEVLAVLQAATDGLSLSAVAKAAELNKGTVSRVLADLLNVARLVTFDGDRYRLVPPAGDADPFAGGGV